A single Mangrovimonas sp. YM274 DNA region contains:
- a CDS encoding Lrp/AsnC family transcriptional regulator has translation MSIDTLNWKILKCLQQNARQSNAEIGRQVGISSPAVSERIKKMEDSGIIEDYHTTVSYFEAGYQLKAIITLRAFMGKLKPFLEKVKTYDEVINCYRITGNENIVMVVILKNQKHLEAFIDQLIVYGESKTQIVLSVVVKNGYIKPIK, from the coding sequence ATGAGTATTGATACTTTGAATTGGAAAATATTGAAATGTTTGCAGCAAAATGCACGGCAATCCAATGCTGAAATTGGGAGGCAAGTTGGCATTAGTTCACCAGCAGTTTCCGAGCGTATCAAAAAAATGGAAGATTCGGGGATTATTGAAGATTACCATACCACGGTTTCCTATTTTGAGGCAGGGTACCAACTAAAAGCCATTATTACCTTACGTGCATTTATGGGGAAGCTTAAACCTTTCTTGGAAAAGGTTAAAACCTATGATGAGGTAATTAATTGTTACCGGATTACGGGCAATGAGAATATTGTAATGGTGGTTATTCTTAAAAACCAAAAACACTTGGAAGCTTTTATTGACCAATTAATAGTTTACGGTGAAAGTAAAACGCAGATTGTGTTGTCCGTTGTAGTTAAAAATGGTTATATCAAGCCTATTAAATAG